A region from the Rhodamnia argentea isolate NSW1041297 chromosome 7, ASM2092103v1, whole genome shotgun sequence genome encodes:
- the LOC115743603 gene encoding LOW QUALITY PROTEIN: cytochrome P450 76A2-like (The sequence of the model RefSeq protein was modified relative to this genomic sequence to represent the inferred CDS: inserted 1 base in 1 codon), whose amino-acid sequence MLILIMNEHLSRVGSSNLPVDLLFMSVALTRDQLVGGEVHLSSEAMTGPTSSFFVLIWILFVSAALFVSLRRKKSRSWRLPPGPPGWPIFGNMFNLGTMPHRTIAGLREKYGPVIWLRLGSIDTMAILSSRVSAEFFKNQDINFAERTITDLMRCQDYHEGSVALAPYGAYWLMSRRLLTVDMLVAKRLNEMASIRRKCVDNMLTWIGEAAPADKVRLGEGIHLARFVFLTTFNLLGNLMLSRDLFDPDSNVGSEFFEAVAGLMEWTGHANIVDLFPWLRWLDPQGLRRKMDRDMGNAMRIASGFVRERIEEKKIGRDDDRRDFLDVLLEFEGNGKDEPAKLSEKQINTFILEIFLAGAETTSSTIEWAMTELPTNPDTMVKVKSELSRVVGSDRKVQETDIDQLXYLQAVVKETFRLHPPIPFLVPRRAMRSTVFMGYDIPENTQVFVNAWAIGRDPDVWEDPTAFKSERFIGSKLDYKGQHFEFIPFGAGRRMCAGVPLAHRVLYLAFGSLLHEFDWEFDGGTDLKTIDMRDRLGVTMRKYVPLLAVPKKRTT is encoded by the exons ATGCTGATATTAATAATGAATGAGCATTTGTCGCGCGTGGGAAGTTCCAACCTCCCAGTGGATTTGCTATTTATGTCAGTCGCGCTCACCAGGGACCAGCTCGTCGGAGGAGAAGTTCATTTATCGAGTGAAGCCATGACCGGACCGACTAGTTCGTTTTTCGTACTGATCTGGATCCTCTTCGTGTCCGCTGCTTTGTTTGTTTCCCTTCGCCGGAAAAAGTCCAGGTCATGGCGGCTTCCTCCGGGACCTCCTGGATGGCCGATATTTGGCAACATGTTTAATCTTGGGACGATGCCTCATCGAACCATAGCCGGTCTCCGCGAGAAGTACGGCCCGGTCATCTGGCTTAGGCTAGGCTCCATAGACACCATGGCGATTCTCTCGAGCAGAGTTTCGGCCGAGTTCTTCAAGAACCAAGACATCAATTTCGCAGAGCGAACCATCACGGATCTCATGCGCTGTCAGGATTACCACGAGGGATCCGTCGCCCTAGCCCCATACGGCGCATATTGGCTGATGTCGAGGCGGCTGCTGACGGTGGACATGCTGGTTGCCAAGCGGCTCAACGAAATGGCTTCGATCCGGAGAAAATGCGTCGACAACATGCTGACGTGGATCGGGGAGGCGGCGCCTGCGGACAAGGTCCGACTCGGGGAAGGTATTCATCTCGCGCGCTTCGTATTCCTCACGACTTTCAATCTGCTAGGGAATCTCATGCTGTCCCGAGACTTGTTCGATCCGGACTCGAATGTCGGATCGGAATTCTTCGAGGCGGTGGCCGGGTTGATGGAGTGGACAGGCCACGCGAACATTGTGGACCTGTTCCCGTGGCTGCGGTGGTTGGACCCGCAAGGGCTGAGGAGGAAGATGGATCGGGATATGGGGAACGCCATGAGGATCGCTTCGGGTTTTGTCAGGGAGAGAATCGAGGAGAAGAAGATCGGCAGAGATGATGATCGGAGGGATTTCCTGGATGTGTTGCTTGAGTTCGAAGGGAACGGTAAGGACGAGCCGGCCAAGCTTTCTGAGAAGCAAATCAACACATTCATACTG GAAATATTCTTGGCCGGAGCGGAAACAACGAGCAGCACTATCGAATGGGCGATGACAGAACTCCCTACGAACCCGGACACCATGGTCAAGGTCAAATCTGAGCTGTCCCGGGTGGTCGGGTCCGACCGAAAGGTCCAGGAAACCGATATAGACCAGC CCTACCTGCAAGCAGTTGTGAAGGAAACCTTCAGGCTCCACCCGCCGATCCCATTCCTCGTGCCACGGAGGGCGATGCGCAGCACCGTCTTCATGGGCTACGACATACCCGAAAACACGCAAGTCTTTGTGAACGCTTGGGCGATTGGTAGGGACCCGGATGTTTGGGAAGACCCTACAGCTTTTAAGTCCGAGAGATTCATCGGATCGAAGTTGGATTATAAGGGTCAGCATTTCGAGTTCATTCCATTTGGAGCCGGTCGAAGGATGTGCGCCGGCGTGCCCTTGGCACATCGCGTGCTTTATCTGGCTTTCGGTTCGCTGCTTCACGAGTTCGATTGGGAATTCGATGGCGGCACGGATCTAAAGACAATTGATATGAGAGATAGGTTGGGAGTCACCATGAGGAAGTATGTGCCCTTGCTGGCGGtacccaaaaaaagaacaacgtGA